The segment GGTGGCGCTCGGCCGGTGCGCCTTCCCGATCGGGTGCCGCTCCCGGACGGTGGTGGTGGTCGGGCCGAGCGGGCCCCGGGTGAGGGCGGCGGTGAACTCGGCGATGCGCAGCTGGACGTAGTGGGCGAAGGACAGGTTGGTGGCGCGCACCACCGGCACCACCGTCGCCAGCTCCTCCAGGGACGTCCACTGGGCGTCCGTCAGGTTGGAGACGCAGGCGACCAGCGGCACCCGGTACGCCGTGCAGTACGCGAGGACGTCCGCGTGCGCCTCGGGCGCGCTCGCGTCGACCAGGACGTCGGGCACGGCGTCGACCTGCCAGCCGTCGCGGCGGGAGGCGGTCAGCGACACCCGCGTGCCGTCGGCCCGGCAGGCCGCCAGCAGGGCCGAGCCGAGCCGCCCGCGACCGACGACGCCCAGGGCGGGGCCGCCGGTCGCGGGCACCTCATCAGGCATCGGCGCCGACACCGCTGGCGACCACCAGGGCCGCGACGCTGTCGATGGTCTCGTAGTGCTCGGCGCCGACCTCCGGGTCCAGGTAGACGCCGAGGTCGTTCTCGATGCTGTC is part of the Kitasatospora cineracea genome and harbors:
- a CDS encoding dihydrodipicolinate reductase C-terminal domain-containing protein, which gives rise to MPDEVPATGGPALGVVGRGRLGSALLAACRADGTRVSLTASRRDGWQVDAVPDVLVDASAPEAHADVLAYCTAYRVPLVACVSNLTDAQWTSLEELATVVPVVRATNLSFAHYVQLRIAEFTAALTRGPLGPTTTTVRERHPIGKAHRPSATALVLAQTWAGASGRTVADIADERAGLPVSEHELTHTWNGESLHVRHHVGSWAVPARGALTAAGWARTAAPGLVTMRTVYDDLTARSTP